In Brassica rapa cultivar Chiifu-401-42 chromosome A06, CAAS_Brap_v3.01, whole genome shotgun sequence, a single window of DNA contains:
- the LOC117125718 gene encoding uncharacterized protein LOC117125718 isoform X2: protein MAPPSQNIPLPSLTSTDESKLDIKALSLSVSFHGWREANSPFKSWAIKMSSLHRPTWRKAGIFEAVMASTKGLNKDTDLLLGIAERWCPDTNTFLFPWGEATITLEDVMVLLGFSVLGSPYFTPLDSSGEEILRTLEEEWVKIRKGSSAHLVTKLQWMGRFMGTWGELEHAAFLGLWLSYFVFPTRYCHVDKAVLSIAIHLSRGTRIALAPPVLAHLYADLSLLKEHIRGFKTVMLNDKVELSALFKLVQVWTWERFRELRPNNTNPLRQGEPRLALWDEPIQKRAKRPVRMRTKRNVREILANSKMESFEWRPYTKAVRNWEFPKFYPEKAKSVPVGPDLDEEFISFARCIKVSELVGKDSVECYFPNRVASQFGLLQDVPCPVNQSNLFKEAAWDEYNKPIDGLTLFVPSRSSVSSFTSVYCEWWRKGKRAVELAESLGDDDTSKPVPSGSKKSLKRVSKEDETQMDRYKTQVPPRNIRRGDDDASEPVASGSKKSMKRVCKEDETQIDRYKRQVPPRNIRRGDDDASELVASGSKKSMKRVCKVDETQIDRYKRQVPPRNISRGDDDASEPVASGSKKRKSMKRVCKEDEKQVPSEKHEEDDGLSVGQAMRLRKKNTDVCSSDENHSLDSPPKVLPSREVGQKLRKEFSEKLKRSRYLSGGSASREVPTNELFNKEVVKNKSEHLGDKRAREDDDNITTAEMVIDREKGVRDASESLGKRNSRRLERENNDSWIRQKLATKDETVAQQEETGNKVGKSKVLCSATGNNSSDPPLGANGRVVDVDVSRPETRQECEDEVGVKAEKKKTIVAGGCKEAKCVIREDGETQRSNGKEDVEDSLKQTNLAIDELALSLEARMMKVEKTLAKIREWKTIERNQAKNGISA, encoded by the exons ATGGCTCCTCCCTCTCAGAACATTCCACTTCCTAGTCTCACCTCCACTGATGAATCCAAACTTGACATAAAGGCTCTGTCTTTGAGTGTTTCCTTCCATGGGTGGAGAGAGGCGAACTCACCGTTCAAGTCATGGGCTATAAAAATGTCATCTTTACACAGACCCACATGGAGAAAAGCTGGAATCTTCGAAGCAGTCATGGCATCTACCAAAGGACTCAATAAAGACACGGATCTCCTTCTGGGTATTGCTGAGAGATGGTGTCCTGACACCAACACCTTCCTCTTCCCTTGGGGTGAAGCAACCATCACACTTGAAGACGTAATGGTACTTCTAGGCTTCTCTGTTTTGGGTTCTCCGTATTTTACTCCACTGGATAGCTCAGGAGAGGAGATTCTGAGGACACTGGAGGAAGAATGGGTCAAGATTAGGAAAGGTAGTTCAGCCCATTTGGTAACTAAACTCCAATGGATGGGGAGATTCATGGGCACTTGGGGTGAGCTTGAGCATGCGGCTTTCCTTGGGTTGTGGCTAAGCTACTTTGTGTTTCCAACAAGGTATTGCCATGTTGATAAAGCGGTTTTGTCGATAGCTATTCATCTCTCTAGAGGTACTAGGATTGCTCTTGCTCCTCCCGTTCTTGCTCACCTGTATGCTGACTTGAGTCTCTTGAAAGAGCACATCAGAGGTTTCAAGACAGTGATGTTAAACGACAAAGTTGAGCTGAGTGCCTTGTTTAAGTTGGTTCAAGTTTGGACATGGGAGAGGTTCAGGGAGCTACGTCCCAACAACACTAATCCGTTGCGGCAAGGTGAGCCAAGGTTGGCTCTTTGGGATGAACCGATAcagaagagagcaaagaggcCTGTGAGGATGAGAACAAAGCGCAATGTGAGGGAGATACTTGCAAACTCGAAGATGGAGAGCTTTGAGTGGCGTCCTTACACAAAAGCTGTGAGGAACTGGGAGTTTCCTAAGTTTTACCCTGAGAAGGCAAAGTCTGTTCCTGTTGGTCCTGATCTTGATGAGGAATTCATCTCCTTTGCTAGATGCATCAAGGTCTCTGAGCTTGTGGGAAAGGATAGTGTGGAATGCTACTTCCCCAACCGAGTGGCTTCACAGTTTGGATTGCTTCAGGATGTTCCTTGTCCTGTTAATCAAAGCAACCTCTTCAAAGAGGCAGCTTGGGATGAGTACAACAAGCCTATTGATGGGTTGACATTGTTTGTCCCTTCTCGTTCTTCAGTATCTTCTTTTACTTCAGTGTACTGTGAGTGGTGGAGGAAGGGTAAGCGAGCTGTTGAACTAGCTGAATCATTAGGTGATGATGATACATCTAAGCCTGTTCCTTCTGGTTCTAAGAAGTCATTGAAGCGAGTTAGTAAGGAGGATGAGACTCAAATGGATCGTTATAAGACACAGGTTCCACCAAGAAACATCAGAAGAGGTGATGATGATGCATCTGAGCCTGTTGCTTCTGGTTCTAAGAAGTCAATGAAGCGAGTTTGTAAGGAGGATGAGACTCAAATAGATCGTTATAAGAGACAGGTTCCACCAAGAAACATCAGAAGAGGTGATGATGATGCATCCGAGCTTGTTGCTTCTGGTTCTAAGAAGTCAATGAAGCGAGTTTGTAAGGTGGATGAGACTCAAATAGATCGTTATAAGAGACAGGTTCCACCAAGAAACATCAGTAGAGGTGATGATGATGCATCTGAGCCTGTTGCTTCTGGTTCTAAGAAACGGAAGTCAATGAAGCGAGTTTGTAAGGAGGATGAGAAACAGGTTCCATCAGAGAAACATGAGGAAGATGATGGCTTAAGCGTTGGTCAAGCAATGAGATTGAGAAAGAAGAACACGGATGTGTGCTCATCTGATGAAAACCACTCCTTAGATTCTCCTCCTAAGGTACTGCCATCAAGAGAAGTGGGTCAAAAGCTGAGAAAAGAGTTTTCTGAAAAACTCAAAAGGTCTAGATATCTTAGTGGTGGATCAGCTTCAAGAGAAGTGCCAACTAATGAGCTGTTTAACAAGGAAGTAGTGAAGAACAAGAGTGAGCATTTGGGAGACAAGCGAGCTCGTGAGGATGATGATAACATTACCACAGCTGAGATGGTCATAGACAGAGAGAAAGGTGTAAGAGATGCTTCTGAATCACTTGGGAAAAGAAACAGTAGAAGACTTGAGAGAGAGAACAATGATTCATGGATCCGTCAAAAGCTTGCTACTAAAGATGAAACTGTAGCACAACAAGAAGAGACGGGGAACAAAGTAGGGAAGAGTAAGGTTCTGTGCTCAGCTACTGGTAACAACTCTTCAGATCCTCCTCTTGGTGCTAATGGAAGGGTAGTTGACGTTGATGTGTCACGACCAGAGACACGACAAGAGTGTGAAGATGAGGTTGGTGTCAAG GCTGAGAAAAAGAAGACTATAGTCGCTGGTGGATGCAAGGAAGCAAAGTGTGTGATCCGTGAAGATGGAGAAACCCAAAGATCCAATGGAAAGGAAGATGTTGAAGATAGTTTGAAGCAGACAAATCTTGCAATAGATGAGCTAGCATTGAGCCTAGAGGCACGTATGATGAAGGTGGAGAAGACTTTGGCAAAGATCAGAGAATGGAAAACCATAGAGAGAAACCAGGCCAAGAATGGAATATCTGCTTAG
- the LOC117125718 gene encoding uncharacterized protein LOC117125718 isoform X3, which produces MAPPSQNIPLPSLTSTDESKLDIKALSLSVSFHGWREANSPFKSWAIKMSSLHRPTWRKAGIFEAVMASTKGLNKDTDLLLGIAERWCPDTNTFLFPWGEATITLEDVMVLLGFSVLGSPYFTPLDSSGEEILRTLEEEWVKIRKGSSAHLVTKLQWMGRFMGTWGELEHAAFLGLWLSYFVFPTRYCHVDKAVLSIAIHLSRGTRIALAPPVLAHLYADLSLLKEHIRGFKTVMLNDKVELSALFKLVQVWTWERFRELRPNNTNPLRQGEPRLALWDEPIQKRAKRPVRMRTKRNVREILANSKMESFEWRPYTKAVRNWEFPKFYPEKAKSVPVGPDLDEEFISFARCIKVSELVGKDSVECYFPNRVASQFGLLQDVPCPVNQSNLFKEAAWDEYNKPIDGLTLFVPSRSSVSSFTSVYCEWWRKGKRAVELAESLGDDDTSKPVPSGSKKSLKRVSKEDETQMDRYKTQVPPRNIRRGDDDASEPVASGSKKSMKRVCKEDETQIDRYKRQVPPRNIRRGDDDASELVASGSKKSMKRVCKEDEKQVPSEKHEEDDGLSVGQAMRLRKKNTDVCSSDENHSLDSPPKVLPSREVGQKLRKEFSEKLKRSRYLSGGSASREVPTNELFNKEVVKNKSEHLGDKRAREDDDNITTAEMVIDREKGVRDASESLGKRNSRRLERENNDSWIRQKLATKDETVAQQEETGNKVGKSKVLCSATGNNSSDPPLGANGRVVDVDVSRPETRQECEDEVGVKAEKEKAIVGGRSKEAKCLIHEDGENLRSNEKEEDGKSLKQTNLAIDEISLSLEARMMKVERTLAKIREWKTIEGNLDKNGITA; this is translated from the exons ATGGCTCCTCCCTCTCAGAACATTCCACTTCCTAGTCTCACCTCCACTGATGAATCCAAACTTGACATAAAGGCTCTGTCTTTGAGTGTTTCCTTCCATGGGTGGAGAGAGGCGAACTCACCGTTCAAGTCATGGGCTATAAAAATGTCATCTTTACACAGACCCACATGGAGAAAAGCTGGAATCTTCGAAGCAGTCATGGCATCTACCAAAGGACTCAATAAAGACACGGATCTCCTTCTGGGTATTGCTGAGAGATGGTGTCCTGACACCAACACCTTCCTCTTCCCTTGGGGTGAAGCAACCATCACACTTGAAGACGTAATGGTACTTCTAGGCTTCTCTGTTTTGGGTTCTCCGTATTTTACTCCACTGGATAGCTCAGGAGAGGAGATTCTGAGGACACTGGAGGAAGAATGGGTCAAGATTAGGAAAGGTAGTTCAGCCCATTTGGTAACTAAACTCCAATGGATGGGGAGATTCATGGGCACTTGGGGTGAGCTTGAGCATGCGGCTTTCCTTGGGTTGTGGCTAAGCTACTTTGTGTTTCCAACAAGGTATTGCCATGTTGATAAAGCGGTTTTGTCGATAGCTATTCATCTCTCTAGAGGTACTAGGATTGCTCTTGCTCCTCCCGTTCTTGCTCACCTGTATGCTGACTTGAGTCTCTTGAAAGAGCACATCAGAGGTTTCAAGACAGTGATGTTAAACGACAAAGTTGAGCTGAGTGCCTTGTTTAAGTTGGTTCAAGTTTGGACATGGGAGAGGTTCAGGGAGCTACGTCCCAACAACACTAATCCGTTGCGGCAAGGTGAGCCAAGGTTGGCTCTTTGGGATGAACCGATAcagaagagagcaaagaggcCTGTGAGGATGAGAACAAAGCGCAATGTGAGGGAGATACTTGCAAACTCGAAGATGGAGAGCTTTGAGTGGCGTCCTTACACAAAAGCTGTGAGGAACTGGGAGTTTCCTAAGTTTTACCCTGAGAAGGCAAAGTCTGTTCCTGTTGGTCCTGATCTTGATGAGGAATTCATCTCCTTTGCTAGATGCATCAAGGTCTCTGAGCTTGTGGGAAAGGATAGTGTGGAATGCTACTTCCCCAACCGAGTGGCTTCACAGTTTGGATTGCTTCAGGATGTTCCTTGTCCTGTTAATCAAAGCAACCTCTTCAAAGAGGCAGCTTGGGATGAGTACAACAAGCCTATTGATGGGTTGACATTGTTTGTCCCTTCTCGTTCTTCAGTATCTTCTTTTACTTCAGTGTACTGTGAGTGGTGGAGGAAGGGTAAGCGAGCTGTTGAACTAGCTGAATCATTAGGTGATGATGATACATCTAAGCCTGTTCCTTCTGGTTCTAAGAAGTCATTGAAGCGAGTTAGTAAGGAGGATGAGACTCAAATGGATCGTTATAAGACACAGGTTCCACCAAGAAACATCAGAAGAGGTGATGATGATGCATCTGAGCCTGTTGCTTCTGGTTCTAAGAAGTCAATGAAGCGAGTTTGTAAGGAGGATGAGACTCAAATAGATCGTTATAAGAGACAGGTTCCACCAAGAAACATCAGAAGAGGTGATGATGATGCATCCGAGCTTGTTGCTTCTGGTTCTAAGAAGTCAATGAAGCGAGTTTGTAAG GAGGATGAGAAACAGGTTCCATCAGAGAAACATGAGGAAGATGATGGCTTAAGCGTTGGTCAAGCAATGAGATTGAGAAAGAAGAACACGGATGTGTGCTCATCTGATGAAAACCACTCCTTAGATTCTCCTCCTAAGGTACTGCCATCAAGAGAAGTGGGTCAAAAGCTGAGAAAAGAGTTTTCTGAAAAACTCAAAAGGTCTAGATATCTTAGTGGTGGATCAGCTTCAAGAGAAGTGCCAACTAATGAGCTGTTTAACAAGGAAGTAGTGAAGAACAAGAGTGAGCATTTGGGAGACAAGCGAGCTCGTGAGGATGATGATAACATTACCACAGCTGAGATGGTCATAGACAGAGAGAAAGGTGTAAGAGATGCTTCTGAATCACTTGGGAAAAGAAACAGTAGAAGACTTGAGAGAGAGAACAATGATTCATGGATCCGTCAAAAGCTTGCTACTAAAGATGAAACTGTAGCACAACAAGAAGAGACGGGGAACAAAGTAGGGAAGAGTAAGGTTCTGTGCTCAGCTACTGGTAACAACTCTTCAGATCCTCCTCTTGGTGCTAATGGAAGGGTAGTTGACGTTGATGTGTCACGACCAGAGACACGACAAGAGTGTGAAGATGAGGTTGGTGTCAAGGCTGAGAAAGAGAAGGCTATAGTCGGTGGTCGAAGCAAGGAAGCAAAGTGTTTGATCCATGAAGATGGAGAAAACCTGAGATCCAatgagaaggaagaagatggtAAGAGTTTGAAGCAGACAAATCTTGCAATAGATGAGATATCATTGAGCCTAGAGGCACGTATGATGAAGGTGGAGAGGACTTTGGCAAAGATTAGAGAGTGGAAGACCATAGAGGGAAACCTGGATAAAAATGGAATTACTGCTTAG
- the LOC117125718 gene encoding uncharacterized protein LOC117125718 isoform X1 produces the protein MAPPSQNIPLPSLTSTDESKLDIKALSLSVSFHGWREANSPFKSWAIKMSSLHRPTWRKAGIFEAVMASTKGLNKDTDLLLGIAERWCPDTNTFLFPWGEATITLEDVMVLLGFSVLGSPYFTPLDSSGEEILRTLEEEWVKIRKGSSAHLVTKLQWMGRFMGTWGELEHAAFLGLWLSYFVFPTRYCHVDKAVLSIAIHLSRGTRIALAPPVLAHLYADLSLLKEHIRGFKTVMLNDKVELSALFKLVQVWTWERFRELRPNNTNPLRQGEPRLALWDEPIQKRAKRPVRMRTKRNVREILANSKMESFEWRPYTKAVRNWEFPKFYPEKAKSVPVGPDLDEEFISFARCIKVSELVGKDSVECYFPNRVASQFGLLQDVPCPVNQSNLFKEAAWDEYNKPIDGLTLFVPSRSSVSSFTSVYCEWWRKGKRAVELAESLGDDDTSKPVPSGSKKSLKRVSKEDETQMDRYKTQVPPRNIRRGDDDASEPVASGSKKSMKRVCKEDETQIDRYKRQVPPRNIRRGDDDASELVASGSKKSMKRVCKVDETQIDRYKRQVPPRNISRGDDDASEPVASGSKKRKSMKRVCKEDEKQVPSEKHEEDDGLSVGQAMRLRKKNTDVCSSDENHSLDSPPKVLPSREVGQKLRKEFSEKLKRSRYLSGGSASREVPTNELFNKEVVKNKSEHLGDKRAREDDDNITTAEMVIDREKGVRDASESLGKRNSRRLERENNDSWIRQKLATKDETVAQQEETGNKVGKSKVLCSATGNNSSDPPLGANGRVVDVDVSRPETRQECEDEVGVKAEKEKAIVGGRSKEAKCLIHEDGENLRSNEKEEDGKSLKQTNLAIDEISLSLEARMMKVERTLAKIREWKTIEGNLDKNGITA, from the coding sequence ATGGCTCCTCCCTCTCAGAACATTCCACTTCCTAGTCTCACCTCCACTGATGAATCCAAACTTGACATAAAGGCTCTGTCTTTGAGTGTTTCCTTCCATGGGTGGAGAGAGGCGAACTCACCGTTCAAGTCATGGGCTATAAAAATGTCATCTTTACACAGACCCACATGGAGAAAAGCTGGAATCTTCGAAGCAGTCATGGCATCTACCAAAGGACTCAATAAAGACACGGATCTCCTTCTGGGTATTGCTGAGAGATGGTGTCCTGACACCAACACCTTCCTCTTCCCTTGGGGTGAAGCAACCATCACACTTGAAGACGTAATGGTACTTCTAGGCTTCTCTGTTTTGGGTTCTCCGTATTTTACTCCACTGGATAGCTCAGGAGAGGAGATTCTGAGGACACTGGAGGAAGAATGGGTCAAGATTAGGAAAGGTAGTTCAGCCCATTTGGTAACTAAACTCCAATGGATGGGGAGATTCATGGGCACTTGGGGTGAGCTTGAGCATGCGGCTTTCCTTGGGTTGTGGCTAAGCTACTTTGTGTTTCCAACAAGGTATTGCCATGTTGATAAAGCGGTTTTGTCGATAGCTATTCATCTCTCTAGAGGTACTAGGATTGCTCTTGCTCCTCCCGTTCTTGCTCACCTGTATGCTGACTTGAGTCTCTTGAAAGAGCACATCAGAGGTTTCAAGACAGTGATGTTAAACGACAAAGTTGAGCTGAGTGCCTTGTTTAAGTTGGTTCAAGTTTGGACATGGGAGAGGTTCAGGGAGCTACGTCCCAACAACACTAATCCGTTGCGGCAAGGTGAGCCAAGGTTGGCTCTTTGGGATGAACCGATAcagaagagagcaaagaggcCTGTGAGGATGAGAACAAAGCGCAATGTGAGGGAGATACTTGCAAACTCGAAGATGGAGAGCTTTGAGTGGCGTCCTTACACAAAAGCTGTGAGGAACTGGGAGTTTCCTAAGTTTTACCCTGAGAAGGCAAAGTCTGTTCCTGTTGGTCCTGATCTTGATGAGGAATTCATCTCCTTTGCTAGATGCATCAAGGTCTCTGAGCTTGTGGGAAAGGATAGTGTGGAATGCTACTTCCCCAACCGAGTGGCTTCACAGTTTGGATTGCTTCAGGATGTTCCTTGTCCTGTTAATCAAAGCAACCTCTTCAAAGAGGCAGCTTGGGATGAGTACAACAAGCCTATTGATGGGTTGACATTGTTTGTCCCTTCTCGTTCTTCAGTATCTTCTTTTACTTCAGTGTACTGTGAGTGGTGGAGGAAGGGTAAGCGAGCTGTTGAACTAGCTGAATCATTAGGTGATGATGATACATCTAAGCCTGTTCCTTCTGGTTCTAAGAAGTCATTGAAGCGAGTTAGTAAGGAGGATGAGACTCAAATGGATCGTTATAAGACACAGGTTCCACCAAGAAACATCAGAAGAGGTGATGATGATGCATCTGAGCCTGTTGCTTCTGGTTCTAAGAAGTCAATGAAGCGAGTTTGTAAGGAGGATGAGACTCAAATAGATCGTTATAAGAGACAGGTTCCACCAAGAAACATCAGAAGAGGTGATGATGATGCATCCGAGCTTGTTGCTTCTGGTTCTAAGAAGTCAATGAAGCGAGTTTGTAAGGTGGATGAGACTCAAATAGATCGTTATAAGAGACAGGTTCCACCAAGAAACATCAGTAGAGGTGATGATGATGCATCTGAGCCTGTTGCTTCTGGTTCTAAGAAACGGAAGTCAATGAAGCGAGTTTGTAAGGAGGATGAGAAACAGGTTCCATCAGAGAAACATGAGGAAGATGATGGCTTAAGCGTTGGTCAAGCAATGAGATTGAGAAAGAAGAACACGGATGTGTGCTCATCTGATGAAAACCACTCCTTAGATTCTCCTCCTAAGGTACTGCCATCAAGAGAAGTGGGTCAAAAGCTGAGAAAAGAGTTTTCTGAAAAACTCAAAAGGTCTAGATATCTTAGTGGTGGATCAGCTTCAAGAGAAGTGCCAACTAATGAGCTGTTTAACAAGGAAGTAGTGAAGAACAAGAGTGAGCATTTGGGAGACAAGCGAGCTCGTGAGGATGATGATAACATTACCACAGCTGAGATGGTCATAGACAGAGAGAAAGGTGTAAGAGATGCTTCTGAATCACTTGGGAAAAGAAACAGTAGAAGACTTGAGAGAGAGAACAATGATTCATGGATCCGTCAAAAGCTTGCTACTAAAGATGAAACTGTAGCACAACAAGAAGAGACGGGGAACAAAGTAGGGAAGAGTAAGGTTCTGTGCTCAGCTACTGGTAACAACTCTTCAGATCCTCCTCTTGGTGCTAATGGAAGGGTAGTTGACGTTGATGTGTCACGACCAGAGACACGACAAGAGTGTGAAGATGAGGTTGGTGTCAAGGCTGAGAAAGAGAAGGCTATAGTCGGTGGTCGAAGCAAGGAAGCAAAGTGTTTGATCCATGAAGATGGAGAAAACCTGAGATCCAatgagaaggaagaagatggtAAGAGTTTGAAGCAGACAAATCTTGCAATAGATGAGATATCATTGAGCCTAGAGGCACGTATGATGAAGGTGGAGAGGACTTTGGCAAAGATTAGAGAGTGGAAGACCATAGAGGGAAACCTGGATAAAAATGGAATTACTGCTTAG